One bacterium genomic region harbors:
- a CDS encoding tyrosine-type recombinase/integrase has translation MLPENLDLQAAIDAFILSRQIRGCTAATVRNYRDDLGLFARFVGLDRLLREISLLDCQRYLANLRERMNGTSVHHYAAGVHVFFRWAVASELIPKDPMATIRTILPETLPKAPPAEQVAKLLAACGTGWYGTRNRALVMLLGDSGLRRAEAIRLRIEDVDFQHRMVFVRLGKNQEDKTGHFGGETTSALRRWLNVRAGAHAEDSLFVSKGGDQLTLSYATCLLARLSRRAGLARTITPHRLRHHAGTTVLVATGDLELVRSLLNHRTLMMATRYARLTRVDIRRKFERASPMDLLKHGR, from the coding sequence ATGCTCCCAGAGAACCTCGATCTTCAGGCCGCGATCGACGCGTTCATCCTGAGCCGCCAGATCCGAGGTTGTACCGCCGCGACGGTCCGCAACTACCGCGATGACCTCGGGTTGTTCGCCCGGTTCGTCGGGCTGGATCGCCTGCTACGGGAGATCTCGCTTCTCGACTGCCAGCGGTACCTTGCCAATCTCCGGGAGCGTATGAACGGGACGTCCGTTCACCACTATGCCGCTGGGGTCCACGTGTTCTTCCGGTGGGCGGTCGCCAGCGAACTGATCCCGAAAGACCCGATGGCCACGATCCGCACGATCCTGCCAGAAACCCTGCCCAAAGCCCCTCCAGCCGAGCAGGTCGCCAAGTTGCTCGCGGCCTGCGGGACGGGTTGGTACGGAACCCGGAACCGGGCACTCGTCATGCTGCTCGGGGACAGCGGCCTGCGGCGGGCGGAGGCGATTCGTCTCCGGATCGAGGACGTGGACTTCCAGCACCGGATGGTGTTCGTCCGGTTGGGAAAGAACCAAGAGGACAAGACGGGGCATTTCGGCGGGGAGACCACGTCGGCGCTTCGGCGGTGGCTCAACGTCCGGGCCGGAGCGCACGCCGAGGACTCGCTGTTCGTGTCGAAGGGGGGAGATCAGCTCACCCTGTCGTACGCAACGTGCCTCCTGGCCCGCTTGAGCCGACGGGCAGGGTTGGCCAGGACGATCACGCCGCACCGTTTGCGGCACCACGCGGGGACCACGGTGCTGGTCGCAACCGGAGATCTGGAGCTCGTCAGATCGCTGTTGAACCACCGAACATTAATGATGGCGACGCGGTATGCTCGGCTGACCCGGGTGGACATCCGCCGAAAATTTGAGCGAGCGTCACCGATGGACTTGCTCAAGCACGGACGATGA
- a CDS encoding 2-dehydropantoate 2-reductase, with the protein MHVLCYGAGAVGSLIGGRLSRSGTAQVTLLARRAHVAAVRTWGLHLETPEGVMRCKRLDSITSLDDLRELPDIIVLTVKAYQTADALTVLAPLLQRGARVVTLQNGLGNEEAIAAAVGAARTVSGAVTLSVSLLRPGVVRQNTADGGVALAPVGDGAAPADFAGALQQAGFQVQTFPEYRAMKWSKLLLNLLGNAASAILDVTPSEIARSPRLFALERDAFREAVRVMQRLGLQPAALPGYPVPALVRVMGMPAWVARRIVGPKLGGGRGAKMPSLWEDLDRGRERSEVEVLNGAVAREGAALGIPTPVNTLLTEVLVALAAGRRAREDFRGNPEALLALLRATAAM; encoded by the coding sequence ATGCACGTTCTCTGCTACGGTGCCGGCGCGGTCGGCTCACTGATCGGGGGTCGTCTGTCCCGCAGCGGCACGGCGCAGGTCACGCTGCTGGCGCGCCGAGCGCACGTCGCCGCGGTCCGCACGTGGGGTCTTCACTTGGAGACGCCCGAGGGCGTGATGCGGTGCAAGCGTCTGGATTCGATCACCTCGTTGGACGACCTGCGCGAACTGCCCGACATTATCGTACTCACTGTCAAGGCGTATCAGACCGCTGACGCGCTAACCGTCTTGGCGCCGCTCCTGCAGCGTGGCGCGCGCGTGGTGACTCTGCAGAACGGTTTGGGGAACGAGGAGGCGATCGCCGCGGCGGTCGGGGCCGCCCGCACCGTGTCCGGCGCGGTCACGCTCAGCGTGAGCCTGTTGCGACCCGGTGTCGTGCGGCAAAACACCGCAGACGGCGGTGTCGCCCTGGCACCCGTGGGCGATGGAGCGGCGCCGGCCGATTTCGCGGGGGCGCTCCAGCAGGCGGGGTTCCAGGTGCAGACGTTCCCGGAGTACCGGGCGATGAAGTGGAGCAAGCTGCTCCTCAATCTCCTGGGGAATGCCGCGTCCGCGATCCTGGACGTTACGCCGTCGGAGATCGCCCGAAGCCCACGCCTGTTTGCGCTCGAGCGCGACGCCTTCCGAGAGGCGGTGCGCGTCATGCAACGGTTGGGTCTGCAACCGGCCGCGCTCCCGGGCTATCCTGTGCCAGCCCTTGTCCGGGTCATGGGCATGCCCGCCTGGGTCGCCCGTCGCATCGTGGGGCCGAAGCTCGGCGGCGGCCGCGGTGCGAAAATGCCGTCGCTGTGGGAGGATCTGGACCGCGGGCGAGAGCGTAGCGAAGTGGAGGTATTGAATGGCGCCGTGGCGCGCGAGGGTGCGGCCCTCGGGATCCCGACGCCGGTCAACACACTCCTGACGGAGGTGCTCGTGGCACTTGCCGCCGGTCGTCGGGCCCGGGAGGATTTCCGCGGGAACCCCGAGGCGCTGCTTGCGCTTCTCAGGGCCACTGCAGCAATGTAG
- the plsY gene encoding glycerol-3-phosphate 1-O-acyltransferase PlsY yields MNGEALGVIALSYLIGSVPTGLVLVRVLKGEDIRNYGSGNIGTVNVFRVAGTPIAIAVLAVDVLKGLVPVLLAVRFGTGPWTAIACGLAAIVGHNWSVFLGFRGGKGIATSFGVLVGLSPVAALAAAAVWIVVVAITRYSSLGSLLGALSVPFVLWRLRGPEAYIAFGVIAAAFAIYRHRSNIQRLVAGTELRISDRGTPKS; encoded by the coding sequence ATGAATGGCGAGGCGCTCGGCGTTATCGCGCTCAGCTACCTGATCGGCTCGGTTCCGACCGGGCTGGTGCTGGTGCGTGTGCTCAAGGGCGAGGACATTCGGAACTACGGGAGCGGCAACATCGGTACCGTGAACGTGTTCCGGGTGGCAGGAACACCGATCGCGATCGCGGTGCTGGCGGTGGATGTGCTCAAGGGGCTCGTGCCGGTGCTGCTCGCGGTCCGCTTCGGCACCGGACCGTGGACCGCGATCGCGTGCGGACTCGCCGCGATCGTTGGCCACAACTGGTCGGTGTTCCTCGGGTTTCGCGGCGGCAAGGGCATCGCGACGTCATTCGGTGTGCTCGTCGGTCTTTCGCCGGTCGCCGCGCTCGCCGCCGCGGCTGTGTGGATTGTCGTCGTCGCGATCACACGCTACTCGTCCCTGGGGTCTCTCCTGGGCGCGCTGTCGGTCCCCTTCGTGCTGTGGCGTCTCCGCGGGCCGGAGGCCTACATCGCGTTCGGAGTCATCGCCGCCGCGTTCGCGATCTACCGTCACCGGAGCAACATCCAGCGGCTCGTGGCGGGCACGGAGTTGCGAATCAGCGACCGAGGAACCCCCAAGTCATAG
- the der gene encoding ribosome biogenesis GTPase Der, which yields MAATAGPTVAIVGRPNAGKSALFNRLLTRRLAIVEGTPGVTRDRVSAPCEWAGHRFTLVDTGGLVSGAAKHLGAAVRRQTDRAIVEADLVLFLVDASAGLTSEDEQIAQLLRESGRPVLVVANKVDVRSADVGAYEFHALGLGDPMPVSATHGLGIGDLLDAIVARFPAGPNTEAPETSVLRPRGEAAERAPEEGGPVRVALLGRPNVGKSSLVNALLGEERVIVMAEPGTTRDAVDTALTYDGRPVVLIDTAGLRRRSRVTEPIEFYSTRRSYDALVRADVVVLVVDAAVGITEQDQRIARDAYDAGRAVVVSVNKWDLLEGYTPADVDRVAQQRLRFLGGVAVCPTSATRGEGVDALMRAVFAAADARGTRIATGPLNKLIGQAVAATPPASDPAGRRLHIYYATQPETHPPHVVLFVNDPSRWTEEYRRYLERRLRAAFNLRGTPVRWSLRGRRATPSTRSLELPE from the coding sequence CTTGGCGATCGTCGAGGGGACGCCTGGGGTGACGCGGGACCGTGTGTCGGCGCCGTGTGAGTGGGCGGGGCATCGGTTCACCCTCGTGGACACGGGAGGGCTGGTGTCCGGCGCTGCCAAGCACCTTGGGGCCGCAGTTCGCCGGCAGACCGACCGTGCGATCGTCGAAGCCGATCTTGTGTTGTTCCTCGTGGATGCGTCGGCCGGCTTGACCTCCGAAGACGAACAGATCGCGCAGTTGCTGCGGGAGAGCGGCCGCCCGGTGCTGGTGGTGGCCAACAAGGTCGACGTTCGGTCGGCCGATGTTGGCGCCTACGAATTCCACGCGCTTGGGCTAGGCGACCCCATGCCCGTGTCCGCGACCCATGGACTCGGCATCGGAGATCTACTGGACGCGATCGTTGCGCGTTTTCCGGCCGGCCCCAACACCGAGGCGCCTGAGACATCCGTCCTCCGACCTCGCGGGGAGGCCGCCGAGCGCGCGCCCGAGGAAGGGGGCCCCGTGCGCGTCGCGCTGTTGGGTCGTCCCAACGTGGGCAAGTCGTCGCTCGTCAACGCACTGCTCGGCGAAGAGCGCGTGATCGTGATGGCCGAGCCCGGCACGACCCGCGACGCGGTTGACACCGCGCTGACCTACGACGGGCGGCCGGTTGTGTTGATCGACACCGCGGGCCTCAGGCGCCGCAGCCGCGTGACAGAGCCGATCGAATTCTACAGCACGCGCCGGTCCTATGACGCCCTCGTGCGGGCGGACGTCGTCGTCCTCGTCGTGGACGCTGCGGTGGGGATCACCGAGCAGGATCAGCGCATCGCGCGAGACGCCTACGATGCGGGACGTGCCGTGGTGGTCTCGGTGAACAAGTGGGATCTGTTGGAGGGGTACACGCCTGCGGACGTCGATCGCGTCGCCCAACAGCGGCTGCGTTTTCTCGGCGGGGTGGCCGTGTGCCCCACGTCGGCGACGCGCGGCGAGGGTGTCGATGCGCTGATGCGGGCGGTGTTTGCCGCCGCGGACGCGCGCGGAACCCGCATCGCGACGGGACCGCTCAACAAACTGATCGGGCAGGCCGTCGCGGCGACGCCCCCGGCCTCGGACCCGGCGGGCCGGCGCCTGCATATCTACTACGCGACACAGCCGGAGACCCACCCACCGCACGTGGTGCTGTTTGTGAACGATCCGAGCCGCTGGACCGAAGAGTACCGGCGGTACCTGGAGCGGCGTCTGCGTGCGGCCTTTAACCTGCGCGGCACGCCGGTGCGATGGTCGCTGAGGGGCAGGAGAGCCACGCCGTCCACGCGAAGCCTCGAACTACCCGAATGA